In Carya illinoinensis cultivar Pawnee chromosome 7, C.illinoinensisPawnee_v1, whole genome shotgun sequence, the following are encoded in one genomic region:
- the LOC122315943 gene encoding pentatricopeptide repeat-containing protein ELI1, chloroplastic-like: MSSTPLFTTPRPPPPLPLSTSTTHQSPTVDRLTFLIDKSKSINHLLQVHAVLLRHGLHHHPVLNFKLQRAYSSIGRLDYSLALFERTRNRNVFFWTSIVHGHAQRGLHDQALFYYAQMLIHDVEPNCFTFSSLLKSCPIEPGKALHSQTIRLGFDSDSYVRTGLVDVYARGGDLVSAQQLFDTMPEKSLVSLTAMITCYAKHGELDKARLLFEDMEDRDVVCWNAIIDGYAQNGMPNEALLLFRQMLAARVKPNEVTVLASLSACGQLGALESGRWLHSYIENNRIDINVRVGTALVDMYSKCGSLEDGRLVFDRIKDKDVVAWNSMIVGYAMHGFSRDALRLFREMCAVGHHPSDITFIALLSACSHAGLISEGWRFFYSMKDEYGIEPKIEHYGCMVNLLGRAGHLKEAYLLVKGMKIEPDPVLWGTLLGACRLHGNIALGEEIAEYLVGKNLANSGTYVLLSNIYAATGNWEGVARVRTLMKLGGVEKEPGCSSIEVNNMVHEFLAGDRRHPKSKEIYMMLEEINNWLRAHGHTPHTEIVLHDLGEREKEQSLEVHSEKLAIAFGLISTQPGSTIKIVKNLRVCLDCHAVTKLISKITGRKIVMRDRNRFHHFVNGSCSCGDYW; this comes from the coding sequence ATGTCTTCGACCCCGCTTTTCACCACCCCACGGCCGCCGCCGCCACTACCACTGTCCACCTCTACTACTCACCAATCCCCAACAGTAGACAGACTCACTTTCCTTATCGACAAGTCTAAATCCATCAACCACCTTCTCCAAGTCCACGCCGTCCTCCTCCGCCATGGCCTCCACCATCACCCCGTCTTGAATTTCAAGCTCCAGCGTGCTTACTCCTCTATTGGTCGCCTCGACTATTCTCTAGCCCTTTTCGAACGTACCCGTAACCGGAATGTGTTCTTCTGGACCTCCATTGTTCATGGCCACGCACAACGCGGTCTGCACGACCAAGCACTCTTCTACTACGCACAAATGCTGATTCATGATGTCGAACCCAATTGCTTCACCTTCTCTTCGCTCTTGAAATCCTGCCCTATCGAACCTGGAAAGGCTCTTCATTCCCAAACGATCAGACTTGGGTTTGATTCGGATTCGTATGTTAGGACCGGCCTTGTTGACGTTTATGCTAGAGGGGGGGATCTGGTGTCCGCGCAACAGCTGTTTGATACTATGCCTGAGAAGAGTTTGGTTTCTTTGACGGCTATGATTACATGTTATGCAAAGCATGGGGAGCTTGACAAGGCCCGACTATTGTTCGAAGACATGGAGGACAGGGATGTGGTTTGTTGGAATGCGATCATTGATGGGTATGCTCAGAATGGGATGCCAAATGAGGCTTTGTTATTGTTTAGACAGATGTTGGCAGCGAGAGTTAAGCCTAACGAAGTGACTGTACTGGCTTCACTCTCTGCTTGTGGGCAGCTCGGAGCTTTGGAGTCTGGTAGATGGCTTCATTCTTATATTGAGAATAATAggattgacatcaatgttcgtGTGGGTACCGCGTTGGTTGATATGTATAGCAAGTGTGGTAGTTTGGAAGATGGGCGTTTAGTTTTTGATAGGATCAAAGACAAGGATGTCGTGGCTTGGAACTCAATGATTGTGGGGTATGCAATGCATGGATTTAGCCGAGATGCTTTGCGGTTGTTTCGTGAAATGTGTGCAGTTGGACACCACCCTTCTGATATAACTTTCATCGCCTTGTTGAGCGCTTGTAGCCATGCAGGTTTGATCAGCGAGGGATGGAGATTCTTCTATTCAATGAAAGATGAATATGGGATTGAACCTAAGATTGAGCACTATGGGTGTATGGTAAATCTTCTTGGCCGTGCTGGCCATTTAAAAGAAGCATATTTGCTTGTCAAAGGCATGAAGATTGAGCCGGATCCTGTCTTATGGGGCACTTTACTAGGGGCTTGCAGGCTCCATGGTAACATTGCTTTGGGAGAGGAAATTGCCGAGTATCTGGTTGGCAAGAATCTTGCAAATTCAGGAACATATGTTCTGCTTTCAAACATATATGCAGCCACCGGCAACTGGGAGGGGGTGGCAAGGGTGAGGACCTtaatgaaacttggtggggttgAGAAGGAGCCTGGATGCAGCTCAATTGAAGTGAATAATATGGTGCACGAGTTTCTTGCCGGAGATAGGAGACACCCAAAAAGCAAGGAAATCTACATGATGTTAGAGGAGATAAATAATTGGCTCAGAGCGCACGGTCACACCCCACACACAGAAATAGTGTTACATGATcttggggagagagaaaaagagcaATCCCTTGAAGTTCACAGTGAGAAGCTAGCTATTGCTTTTGGGCTCATCAGCACTCAACCAGGAAGTACAATCAAGATTGTAAAGAACCTTCGGGTATGTCTGGACTGTCATGCTGTGACCAAGTTGATTTCAAAAATCACCGGACGTAAGATTGTAATGAGGGATCGAAACCGATTTCACCACTTTGTGAACGGTTCGTGTTCTTGTGGTGATTACTGGTGA
- the LOC122315949 gene encoding uncharacterized protein LOC122315949 isoform X1, producing MESSSSVISPEDVLESLMNDGTIDALRLKIINQLKANEELKNTTIKMAEQSKVLNTPGAEKQTKRELFDALRQELEAPVLEKASKSVWELILDNNGLGKEINEMVERVFCRLSGRESPLFPLQDVGTWPNKKNQNETGKELANESKEKENSPSASKKRNFSEMNAEGAYEAASRSGDPPTIPEESTKSPQESMVDWFVHTPELVAREPMEKGYSRNKATDS from the exons ATGGAGTCTTCTTCCTCGGTGATAAGTCCAGAGGATGTGTTGGAATCGCTAATGAATGATGGTACAATCGACGCGCTCAGATTGAAGATTATCAACCAGCTCAAAGCCAAC GAGGAGCTTAAGAATACCACTATTAAAATGGCAGAACAAAGTAAAGTTCTTAACACTCCTGGGGCAGAGAAACAGACAAAAAGAGAGCTGTTTGATGCACTGAGACAGGAACTTGA AGCTCCTGTGCTTGAAAAGGCTTCTAAATCAGTTTGGGAGCTAATTTTAGACAATAATGGGCTTGGGAAGGAAATTAACGAGATGGTTGAAAGAGTATTTTGTCGATTGAGTGGCCGTGAGTCTCCATTGTTTCCTTTGCAAGATGTTGGCACTTggcctaataaaaaaaatcagaatgaaACAGGAAAAGAATTGGCTAATGAAAGCAAGGAAAAGGAGAATTCTCCCTCTGCATCAAAGAAAAGGAATTTTAGTGAAATGAATGCAGAAGGTGCATATGAAGCTGCAAGCAGGTCTGGTGATCCTCCAACCATACCAGAAGAGTCCACTAAGTCACCTCAA GAAAGTATGGTTGATTGGTTTGTTCATACGCCTGAACTTGTTGCACGAGAGCCAATGGAGAAGGGGTACTCGCGTAATAAGGCAACTGATAGCTGA
- the LOC122315949 gene encoding uncharacterized protein LOC122315949 isoform X2 yields the protein MESSSSVISPEDVLESLMNDGTIDALRLKIINQLKANEELKNTTIKMAEQSKVLNTPGAEKQTKRELFDALRQELEAPVLEKASKSVWELILDNNGLGKEINEMVERVFCRLSGRESPLFPLQDVGTWPNKKNQNETGKELANESKEKENSPSASKKRNFSEMNAEGAYEAASRSGDPPTIPEESTKSPQA from the exons ATGGAGTCTTCTTCCTCGGTGATAAGTCCAGAGGATGTGTTGGAATCGCTAATGAATGATGGTACAATCGACGCGCTCAGATTGAAGATTATCAACCAGCTCAAAGCCAAC GAGGAGCTTAAGAATACCACTATTAAAATGGCAGAACAAAGTAAAGTTCTTAACACTCCTGGGGCAGAGAAACAGACAAAAAGAGAGCTGTTTGATGCACTGAGACAGGAACTTGA AGCTCCTGTGCTTGAAAAGGCTTCTAAATCAGTTTGGGAGCTAATTTTAGACAATAATGGGCTTGGGAAGGAAATTAACGAGATGGTTGAAAGAGTATTTTGTCGATTGAGTGGCCGTGAGTCTCCATTGTTTCCTTTGCAAGATGTTGGCACTTggcctaataaaaaaaatcagaatgaaACAGGAAAAGAATTGGCTAATGAAAGCAAGGAAAAGGAGAATTCTCCCTCTGCATCAAAGAAAAGGAATTTTAGTGAAATGAATGCAGAAGGTGCATATGAAGCTGCAAGCAGGTCTGGTGATCCTCCAACCATACCAGAAGAGTCCACTAAGTCACCTCAA GCATGA